The Oxalobacteraceae bacterium OTU3CINTB1 genome includes a window with the following:
- a CDS encoding class II glutamine amidotransferase, producing the protein MCQLLGMNCNVPTDIVFSFTGFAIRGGHTDTHHDGWGIAFFEGAGVRHFVDHQAAIASPIAELIKRYPIKSTNVIAHIRKATQGRVALENCHPFVRELWGQYWVFAHNGDLKEFHPLLNGAFRPVGNTDSERAFCYILQQLRARFGEQRPALAELRAALGALVDEIAAHGTFNMLLSSGGELFAHCSTNLFYLVRKHPFNTAKLSDEDVSVDFSQVTTPNDRVAIIVTQPLTTNEQWTAFASGELKLFIDGVPQELD; encoded by the coding sequence ATGTGTCAGCTACTCGGCATGAACTGCAATGTCCCGACCGACATCGTGTTCAGTTTTACCGGCTTCGCCATACGCGGCGGCCATACCGATACCCACCATGACGGCTGGGGCATCGCCTTCTTTGAAGGCGCCGGCGTGCGTCACTTCGTCGACCACCAGGCGGCCATCGCCTCGCCGATCGCCGAGCTGATCAAGCGTTATCCGATCAAATCCACCAACGTCATCGCGCATATCCGCAAGGCCACCCAGGGCCGGGTCGCGCTGGAGAACTGCCATCCGTTCGTGCGCGAGCTGTGGGGGCAATATTGGGTCTTTGCCCACAACGGCGACCTCAAGGAATTCCATCCGCTGCTGAACGGCGCCTTCCGCCCGGTCGGCAACACCGACAGCGAGCGCGCGTTTTGCTATATTTTGCAGCAGTTGCGCGCCCGATTCGGCGAACAGCGTCCGGCGCTGGCGGAATTGCGCGCGGCGTTGGGCGCGCTGGTCGACGAAATCGCCGCCCACGGCACCTTCAACATGCTGCTCTCGTCCGGCGGCGAGCTGTTCGCCCACTGCTCGACCAACCTGTTTTATCTGGTGCGCAAGCATCCATTCAACACCGCCAAGCTGTCCGACGAGGATGTCAGCGTCGATTTCTCCCAGGTGACCACGCCCAACGACCGGGTGGCGATCATCGTTACCCAGCCGCTAACGACCAATGAACAATGGACAGCGTTCGCCAGCGGCGAACTGAAGCTCTTTATCGACGGCGTACCACAAGAGCTTGATTGA
- a CDS encoding DUF3567 domain-containing protein, which translates to MNLIYNSEQYSVVEFGADRSLDALRFGGYEIVDKGGKREIFINGILAQNFRRDVNELIAGEPTMAEIDEFLGSYDELMSHPVLLH; encoded by the coding sequence ATGAACCTCATCTATAACAGCGAGCAGTACAGCGTTGTCGAATTCGGCGCCGATCGTAGTCTGGATGCATTGCGCTTTGGCGGCTATGAAATCGTCGACAAAGGCGGCAAGCGGGAGATTTTTATCAACGGCATCTTGGCGCAGAATTTCCGCCGCGACGTCAACGAACTGATCGCCGGCGAGCCGACCATGGCCGAAATTGATGAATTTTTGGGCAGTTATGACGAACTCATGAGTCATCCGGTGCTGTTGCACTGA
- a CDS encoding GTPase: protein MATWLVTGARAGAREAAIAARLGLDDGIAGGMELPTVIILEGLSDGGSALAFDPADGSAGVAPVPKVLRIAPGCLHCSGNLVLRVTLNRVLRHPPARLYISLATAEHLELLRAWLSEPPYGDLLDLQSDIAA, encoded by the coding sequence GTGGCGACGTGGCTGGTGACCGGCGCCCGCGCCGGCGCGCGCGAGGCGGCCATCGCCGCGCGTCTTGGCCTGGACGATGGCATCGCCGGCGGCATGGAATTGCCCACTGTTATCATTCTGGAAGGCTTGTCGGACGGCGGTTCGGCACTCGCCTTCGACCCCGCCGACGGTTCCGCCGGTGTTGCTCCTGTTCCAAAAGTGTTGCGAATTGCCCCGGGCTGTCTCCATTGCAGCGGGAATCTCGTTTTGCGGGTAACATTGAACCGTGTGCTGCGTCATCCACCGGCGCGGCTCTACATCAGTCTGGCCACTGCTGAACACCTCGAACTGCTGCGTGCATGGCTGTCCGAGCCTCCGTACGGCGACTTGCTAGACTTGCAATCCGACATCGCGGCCTAA
- a CDS encoding response regulator produces the protein MANILVVDDEMGIRELLSEILSDEGHAIQLAENAQQAREARAGGAPDLVLLDIWMPDTDGVTLLKEWQRDGLLTMPVIMMSGHATIDTAVEATRIGALNFLEKPIALQKLLKAVQQGLTRAQETVRAPVAAPRPAAAVQQEEAPSAGFNQPNPAAAIAVRGGATIAGADNHMFNLSFDLPLREARDAFERMYFEHHLGREGGSMTRVAEKTGLERTHLYRKLKQLGVEPGKLAKKNL, from the coding sequence ATGGCAAACATTCTGGTAGTGGACGATGAGATGGGTATCCGCGAGTTGCTCTCGGAAATCTTGAGCGACGAGGGACACGCAATACAGCTGGCCGAGAACGCCCAGCAGGCACGCGAAGCGCGCGCCGGCGGCGCGCCGGATCTGGTGCTGCTCGATATCTGGATGCCGGATACCGACGGCGTCACCTTGCTCAAGGAATGGCAGCGCGACGGCTTGCTGACCATGCCCGTGATCATGATGTCCGGCCATGCGACTATCGATACGGCAGTCGAGGCCACGCGCATCGGCGCGCTCAATTTCCTCGAGAAACCGATCGCGCTGCAAAAACTGCTCAAGGCGGTTCAGCAGGGGCTGACGCGGGCGCAGGAAACGGTGCGCGCGCCGGTGGCCGCGCCACGTCCGGCGGCGGCGGTCCAGCAGGAAGAGGCGCCCAGCGCCGGCTTCAACCAGCCCAACCCCGCGGCCGCGATCGCGGTGCGGGGCGGCGCCACCATCGCCGGCGCCGACAACCACATGTTCAACCTGTCGTTCGACCTGCCGCTGCGCGAGGCGCGCGACGCCTTCGAGCGCATGTACTTCGAGCACCATCTGGGCCGCGAAGGCGGCAGCATGACGCGCGTGGCCGAGAAGACCGGCCTCGAGCGAACCCACCTGTATCGCAAGCTCAAGCAACTGGGCGTTGAGCCGGGCAAGCTGGCCAAAAAAAACCTCTGA
- a CDS encoding ATP-binding protein gives MSTALRYFAVIGGAVVSILLFLLASASDNSGFFDRYYAWLLGLNAAVAVALLLLVAVSLFRLYARYKSGKFGSKLMTRLVLLFAAVGVLPGLVIFLVSVQFVSHSIESWFNVPVEEALESGINLSREGLDRSLNELTATAARTTQRLAGEGDGTERLILAQLVKEQPGMQNAIIVDAEGGLVVSARASRSGNLSADLPTREMMAKAKSDESYGAPEGGNELRSDLVDAPVNAQDSLSQLRLRVVMAIPDRVRPNGTQLAPRYLQLIQLAPAQLAADGETIRSAYSNYKERFVARVGLRKMYIVTLTLTLLLAVFGAIASAFLIASDLAQPLLLLAEGTRAVAEGDLSPRPIVATSDELGTLTQSFNTMTRQLSDARSAVERNRAALQNAKAHLESVLANMSAGVMVLDHEFHLISFNDSVERILQQAGVTMIGRKLNEVEGMQEFGAAIVAAFAAQSAQSAAGRNLQRMHWQRQIEVPRRSASLDDNDLTLLTRGSRLPIEGGSGYLVVFDDISDVISAQRSIAWGEVARRLAHEIKNPLTPIQLSAERLQMKLEGKLAPDDVLLLNKGTATIVNQVAAMKRMVDDFRDYARTPPAVLEPLDLNALVEEILHLYVSGEGDDIIHPQLAAGLPLVMGDATQLRQVIHNLLQNAQDAMAEQAAGRPDVQPRIDVVSEAIHYQGADGGTRVAVRLAIVDNGPGFAPKILARAFEPYVTSKARGTGLGLAMVKKIIDEHGGRIDIQNHVDGSGASILILLLKLAPTTHNT, from the coding sequence GTGAGCACAGCGCTCCGGTACTTTGCCGTCATCGGCGGCGCCGTCGTCAGCATCCTGCTGTTCCTGCTCGCCTCGGCCTCCGACAATTCCGGCTTTTTCGACCGCTACTACGCCTGGCTGCTGGGCCTGAACGCGGCGGTGGCCGTGGCGCTGCTGCTGCTGGTGGCGGTGTCGCTGTTCCGCCTGTATGCGCGCTACAAAAGCGGCAAGTTCGGCTCCAAGCTGATGACGCGGCTGGTGCTGCTGTTTGCCGCCGTCGGCGTGCTGCCGGGACTGGTGATCTTCCTGGTGTCGGTGCAGTTCGTCTCCCATTCGATCGAATCGTGGTTCAATGTGCCGGTCGAGGAGGCGCTCGAATCGGGCATCAACCTGAGCCGCGAAGGCCTGGACCGCTCGCTCAACGAGCTGACCGCCACCGCCGCCCGCACCACGCAGCGCCTGGCCGGCGAGGGCGACGGCACCGAGCGCCTGATCCTGGCCCAGCTGGTCAAGGAGCAGCCCGGCATGCAGAACGCCATCATCGTCGACGCCGAGGGCGGGCTGGTGGTCAGCGCCCGCGCCAGCCGTAGCGGCAACCTGAGCGCCGACCTGCCGACCCGCGAAATGATGGCCAAGGCCAAGAGCGACGAATCCTACGGCGCGCCCGAGGGCGGCAACGAACTGCGCAGCGACCTGGTCGACGCGCCCGTCAACGCCCAGGACAGCCTCAGCCAGCTGCGATTGCGGGTGGTGATGGCCATTCCCGACCGCGTGCGGCCCAACGGCACCCAGCTGGCGCCGCGCTACCTGCAACTGATCCAGCTGGCGCCGGCGCAACTGGCGGCCGACGGCGAGACCATCCGCAGCGCCTATTCCAACTACAAGGAGCGCTTCGTCGCCCGCGTCGGCCTGCGCAAAATGTACATCGTCACCTTGACGCTGACGTTGCTGCTGGCCGTGTTCGGCGCCATCGCCAGCGCCTTCCTGATCGCCAGCGACCTGGCGCAGCCGCTGCTGCTGCTGGCCGAGGGCACGCGCGCGGTAGCCGAGGGCGACCTGTCGCCGCGCCCGATCGTCGCCACCTCCGACGAGCTCGGCACGTTGACGCAGTCGTTCAACACGATGACGCGCCAGCTGTCGGACGCCCGCAGCGCCGTCGAGCGCAACCGCGCCGCCCTGCAAAACGCCAAGGCCCACCTGGAATCGGTGCTGGCCAATATGTCGGCCGGCGTGATGGTGCTGGACCACGAGTTCCATCTGATTAGCTTCAACGATTCGGTCGAGCGCATCCTGCAGCAGGCCGGCGTGACGATGATCGGGCGCAAGCTCAACGAGGTCGAGGGCATGCAGGAATTCGGCGCCGCCATCGTCGCCGCGTTCGCCGCGCAAAGCGCGCAGTCGGCCGCGGGCCGCAACCTGCAGCGCATGCACTGGCAGCGCCAGATCGAGGTGCCGCGCCGCTCCGCCAGCCTGGACGACAACGACCTGACCCTGCTGACGCGCGGCTCGCGCCTGCCGATCGAGGGCGGCAGCGGCTACCTCGTGGTGTTCGACGATATCTCCGACGTCATCTCGGCGCAGCGCTCGATCGCTTGGGGCGAAGTGGCGCGCCGCCTGGCCCACGAGATCAAGAATCCGCTGACGCCGATCCAGTTGTCAGCCGAACGCCTGCAAATGAAACTTGAGGGTAAGCTGGCGCCGGACGACGTGCTGCTGCTCAACAAGGGAACCGCGACCATCGTCAACCAGGTGGCGGCGATGAAGCGCATGGTCGACGATTTCCGCGACTACGCGCGCACGCCGCCGGCGGTGCTTGAGCCGCTCGACCTGAACGCGCTGGTCGAGGAAATCCTGCACCTGTACGTCAGCGGCGAGGGCGACGACATCATCCATCCGCAGCTGGCCGCCGGCCTGCCGCTGGTGATGGGCGACGCCACGCAGCTGCGCCAGGTGATCCACAACCTGCTGCAAAACGCCCAGGATGCGATGGCCGAGCAGGCGGCCGGGCGGCCGGACGTGCAGCCGCGCATTGACGTCGTCAGCGAAGCCATCCATTATCAGGGTGCGGACGGCGGCACGCGCGTGGCGGTGCGGTTGGCAATCGTCGACAACGGTCCGGGGTTCGCGCCCAAGATCCTGGCGCGGGCGTTCGAGCCGTACGTGACGTCGAAGGCGCGCGGCACCGGCTTGGGGTTGGCGATGGTAAAGAAAATTATCGACGAGCATGGCGGCAGGATTGATATCCAGAATCATGTCGATGGAAGTGGCGCGTCTATACTGATTTTGCTGTTAAAGTTAGCGCCGACGACGCACAATACTTAA
- a CDS encoding DUF4390 domain-containing protein has product MRKRFACLFRAFPVAPPRITHLLSTGPHVIQRFFRLLIGPLLLILACALPQAASAADGVEIKRAYVEATDEGYRLSANYGFDLSHGLEDTLQYGVVLYFTTSIEFTRPRWYWFDEKAIVARQTISLSYNVLTRQYHVAVIGSVRQSFSSLDDALFLIRRPNRWIVAPRGALKVGETYSVKLSMGLDPNYLPKPIQINALNNNEWRLASDKKTFLYRAE; this is encoded by the coding sequence ATGCGTAAGCGTTTTGCCTGTTTATTTAGAGCATTCCCTGTCGCACCCCCGCGTATTACGCACCTATTGAGCACCGGCCCACACGTGATACAACGATTTTTTCGCCTGCTGATCGGGCCCTTGCTGCTGATACTGGCCTGCGCGCTGCCGCAGGCGGCCAGCGCTGCCGACGGCGTCGAGATCAAGCGGGCGTATGTCGAGGCCACCGACGAGGGCTACCGCCTGTCGGCCAATTACGGTTTCGACCTCAGCCACGGGCTGGAAGACACCCTGCAATACGGCGTGGTGCTGTATTTCACCACCAGCATCGAATTCACCCGTCCGCGCTGGTACTGGTTCGACGAGAAGGCCATTGTTGCGCGCCAGACCATCAGCCTGTCGTACAACGTGCTCACGCGCCAATACCACGTGGCCGTCATCGGCAGCGTGCGGCAAAGTTTCTCCTCGCTGGACGACGCGCTGTTCCTGATCCGCCGCCCCAACCGCTGGATCGTCGCGCCGCGCGGCGCGCTCAAGGTCGGCGAGACCTACAGCGTCAAGCTGAGCATGGGGCTGGACCCGAACTACCTGCCCAAGCCGATCCAGATCAACGCCCTCAATAATAATGAATGGCGCCTGGCGTCCGATAAGAAAACCTTCCTCTACAGGGCCGAGTAG
- the rsmB gene encoding 16S rRNA (cytosine(967)-C(5))-methyltransferase RsmB — MNKQRPTLSLKSPAKAAAPKLRASHARDLKPALQTSFHTGLKPDSLAFSLIGAAHAVAQVRTGTNLPQALAQVWAKNDATPQARGAMQDIAYRCMRQLGQSETLIALMAPKAPDPLVGALLACALALMTAPDAVKPYEEFTVVDQTVTAADAHPDTARAKNMVNAVLRRFLRERKALLETALLQPLAKWNYPQWWIDAVRAAWPQDWQAVLASGNTAPPLTLRVNVRKTSVEQYLATLAQAGMDATQIGPYAVRLAKPVGVSLIPGFADGLVSVQDAAAQLAAPLLDVKNGMRVLDACAAPGGKTCHILELAGADADVHVTALDADPKRLARVEENLQRLQLEAALQAADAQTSSWWDGKPFDRILADVPCTASGIVRRHPDIRWLRRKGDTLQLATLSAKILDNLWQMLAPDGKLLFVTCSLWPQESEAQAAAFAVRNNAVRLDAPGQLLPAGGDGQDHDGLFYALFQKNA, encoded by the coding sequence ATGAACAAGCAGCGTCCGACGCTCTCACTGAAGTCACCCGCCAAGGCGGCAGCGCCCAAGCTGCGCGCCAGCCATGCGCGTGACCTGAAACCGGCGCTGCAAACCAGCTTCCACACCGGCTTGAAGCCCGATTCGCTCGCTTTCAGCCTGATCGGCGCCGCCCACGCGGTGGCCCAGGTCCGCACCGGCACCAATCTGCCGCAGGCGCTGGCCCAGGTGTGGGCGAAAAACGATGCCACCCCACAGGCGCGCGGCGCGATGCAGGACATCGCCTACCGCTGCATGCGCCAGCTGGGCCAGAGCGAGACCCTGATCGCGCTGATGGCGCCCAAGGCGCCGGACCCGCTGGTCGGCGCGCTGCTGGCCTGCGCGCTGGCCCTGATGACGGCGCCGGACGCCGTCAAGCCGTACGAGGAATTCACCGTTGTCGACCAGACCGTGACGGCGGCCGACGCCCACCCGGACACCGCGCGCGCCAAAAACATGGTCAACGCCGTGCTGCGCCGCTTCCTGCGCGAGCGCAAGGCGCTGCTGGAGACGGCGCTGCTGCAGCCGCTGGCCAAGTGGAACTACCCGCAATGGTGGATCGACGCGGTGCGCGCGGCCTGGCCGCAGGACTGGCAGGCGGTGCTGGCGAGCGGCAACACCGCGCCGCCGCTGACGTTGCGCGTCAACGTCCGCAAAACCTCGGTGGAACAGTATCTGGCGACCCTGGCGCAAGCCGGCATGGACGCCACGCAGATCGGCCCGTACGCCGTGCGCCTGGCCAAACCGGTCGGCGTGAGCCTGATTCCGGGCTTTGCCGACGGTTTGGTGTCGGTGCAGGACGCCGCCGCCCAGCTGGCCGCGCCGCTGCTGGACGTGAAAAACGGCATGCGCGTGCTCGACGCCTGCGCCGCTCCCGGCGGCAAGACCTGCCACATCCTGGAGCTGGCCGGCGCCGACGCGGATGTCCATGTGACGGCGCTCGACGCCGACCCCAAGCGCCTGGCGCGGGTCGAGGAAAATCTGCAGCGATTGCAGCTGGAAGCCGCATTGCAGGCCGCCGACGCGCAAACGTCGAGCTGGTGGGACGGCAAACCGTTCGACCGCATCCTGGCCGACGTGCCGTGCACCGCCTCCGGCATCGTGCGCCGCCACCCGGATATCCGCTGGCTGCGCCGCAAGGGCGACACGCTCCAACTTGCAACACTTTCGGCCAAAATCCTCGACAACCTTTGGCAGATGCTCGCCCCGGATGGTAAATTGCTGTTCGTAACGTGTTCCCTGTGGCCGCAGGAATCGGAAGCGCAGGCGGCCGCCTTCGCCGTGCGCAACAATGCGGTGCGGCTCGACGCGCCCGGTCAATTGCTGCCGGCCGGCGGCGACGGCCAGGACCACGACGGTTTGTTCTACGCGCTTTTCCAGAAAAATGCGTAA